A stretch of the Meles meles chromosome 19, mMelMel3.1 paternal haplotype, whole genome shotgun sequence genome encodes the following:
- the HCST gene encoding hematopoietic cell signal transducer: protein MAPSGVILLLLLLPVAAALVTPGSCSGCGPLSLPVLAGLMAADALVSLFIIAVVFACACLRHQPTREDDKVYINMPGRG, encoded by the exons ATGGCCCCTTCAGGTGTCATCCTGCTCCTTCTTTTGCTCCCGG TGGCTGCCGCTCTGGTGACCCCAG GTTCCTGTTCCGGATGTgggcccctctctctgccagtgCTGGCAGGGCTCATGGCCGCCGACGCGCTGGTGTCGCTGTTCATCATCGCAGTCGTGTTTGCGTGTGCTTGCCTGCGCCACCAGCCCACCCGAG aagaTGACAAAGTCTACATCAACATGCCTGGCAGGGGCTGA
- the LOC123931567 gene encoding TYRO protein tyrosine kinase-binding protein isoform X1 produces MGVLGPSTRLLFLPLLLTVGGFSSVQAQDECNCSVVSPGVLAGIVLGDLALTLLIALAVYSLGRLFPRGRGAVEVTRKQRITETESPYQELQGQRSDVYSDLNTQRPYYK; encoded by the exons ATGGGGGTCCTTGGACCTTCCACCAGGCTCCTgttcctgcctctccttctgacTGTGGGTG GTTTCAGCTCTGTCCAGGCACAGGACG AATGCAACTGCTCTGTGGTGAGTCCTGGGGTGCTGGCGGGGATCGTGCTGGGGGACCTGGCGCTGACCCTCCTCATTGCCTTGGCTGTGTACTCCTTGGGCCGGCTCTTCCCTCGGGGGCGAGGGGCTGTGGAAG tgACCAGGAAACAGCGAATCACTGAGACAGAGTCACCTTACCAG GAGCTCCAGGGTCAGAGGTCAGATGTCTACAGTGACCTCAACACACAGAGGCCATATTACAAATGA
- the LOC123931567 gene encoding TYRO protein tyrosine kinase-binding protein isoform X2, with product MGVLGPSTRLLFLPLLLTVGGFSSVQAQDECNCSVVSPGVLAGIVLGDLALTLLIALAVYSLGRLFPRGRGAVEAVTRKQRITETESPYQELQGQRSDVYSDLNTQRPYYK from the exons ATGGGGGTCCTTGGACCTTCCACCAGGCTCCTgttcctgcctctccttctgacTGTGGGTG GTTTCAGCTCTGTCCAGGCACAGGACG AATGCAACTGCTCTGTGGTGAGTCCTGGGGTGCTGGCGGGGATCGTGCTGGGGGACCTGGCGCTGACCCTCCTCATTGCCTTGGCTGTGTACTCCTTGGGCCGGCTCTTCCCTCGGGGGCGAGGGGCTGTGGAAG cagtgACCAGGAAACAGCGAATCACTGAGACAGAGTCACCTTACCAG GAGCTCCAGGGTCAGAGGTCAGATGTCTACAGTGACCTCAACACACAGAGGCCATATTACAAATGA